tgttaaaagttGGCTTTTTAAGGATCGATTGAAAACAGTGCACTTTTTGCTTTATAAAGCTGCGAATATTATTCCTACCAAACTGTAATGATATCTCCCTAATCAAGCCGCGtggttaaaatgtgttttgtatttcCGTCACGATGCTGTAAATGAGTTAATCCAATCCCGCCACTTTCCGGATTtggtaaaaaagaaacaacatcgGATATGCAACATTtgaactgtaaaataaaaaaacaaaaaaaaatacaacaagataaagtaaatataatgcagattattttaaacaaaaacgcGAAACAtataaatacaatcacatttttgtcaGTGTAGTAAGGAAATGTACGAGTATTCGGAGTACTGAAAAACTATAATCTCCgagtattttgaaatatttgggcGGAAGTGCTTTACTTTGAGATACAATTGACCGTACTCTGCGTTTTCACCAACAACGACGGAAGTGTTTGCGGACTGCGGCCATTTCTTAAACCGTTGAATTTAGTGTCGTTAGGTTCAGTTTGTTAGACAAACTGTTTTATTTCGAAAACAGGACACCTTTCTGTAGTTTCTTGGCTGGCTCACTCGCCAGTTTAATCTCTTAAGAATGGACCAAACAAGTCGATACCATGTGGTAAGTACTGATAGCAAAACTATGATGTTTAGCCTATTTCTCCATAGCCAAGAACAGGGTCCTGTAACCATTTTCTATGTTACTGGAACGCGTTGTATTTCTATCGTTACGTTGTTTGACGGTGTTCTAAATGAAGGTTTCTCGAAATCCGTTGAGGAAGTTTACAGTTGGCAACATGTAAGATGAATAGCTCCGCGTCTGCTAAAATAGTAAACTACTTATGCGAATAGTACATAAATTCGTCCCCGTTATTCTGTTTATGCCTTTTAAGTGTTGTTGAACCGTCTGCATAGGTCGGCACGTCGTCCAGAACAGAATCAAGCACGGCAATCTTGCTCCAGTCAGTCAGTTTgagaatcatctttaatggccaagaatataacaacacacaaggaattatttgtctccagcagttcGTACCGCACTGGAACGGCATTCATATTgaatatggagacagacaggcagtcgcattcacaatcatacctggggaaaatttagagtctccaattaatgcatgttttttggatgctGGGAAAAAactggattgcccggagaaaacccacgcaggcacagggagaacatgcgaactccacacaggtgggactgggatttaacccaggtcctcagaactgaagccaacgctctatggctgcttcaccgtgccaccttattGATAACCATTttagttaacaaaaaaaaaaaaggtaactcCCATTCAGCTCACTCATCCATCATGATTATCCTCTATTGTTTTTAGATTGTGTGTCTTgtagagcaggtggaaagtcaGTCAGGTTAGACATTTTGGGGGAGGGTACAGATTACTTTATCATGGTGTAGATGTGAAGAAAAATCAgtaggtgttattttaaaggaagagttagctaagaatgtcttggagattaAGTATATCAGACTAAATGATGAGACTGAAACCTAAAATTGAGGTTGTTTTTTATCATCGCATTAGTGACTATGCCTTACCTATAGCATGTGGCCTCGAggtaaaagagaaattctgaaagaATCTTGACCAGGGATGGCCAACCcacagccaatgttccctctaatttttacgtgtctgagcaaacacacgaaGGCCGTGtgcgctccttttgaccactgggAGCAACAtaagacgtatgcactgtggtcaatcaatGTCATCCATTAAAGTTGCATGGTTCATTAAAAGTTTCacattacattcccatcagaacatttttaagaacaattttacgtttttgcaaacttatactgaaaatgtccaaaaacaaaaaatacaatacaatactgtTTGCTTGCTATTTATAagtatttgctttgcttaccatttaaaaaggcacccagagaaaaactgaggtcagttgtatttaacaatgtaacagtgagttcggttgtactttattgaagtgcTTAGATGGTGTGCATAAATCCTACTGTATGTGTCACTATATAACTATATACTTTGTGGTGCTAAACGTATGTACATAGTTTTTGAAGTTCATATTtgtttcaattatttcttcgctcATCATTTTGGATGTTTTATCTGCTGGCTGTGGTGTAAtggttttggtttggtgtgacaccGTGGGTAAGGATTgcgtgttgactggtgacttgcttCGACCACTTGTAGTGGGGAAAAGAAGTACTGTataagcttgttcttctgcttacaaagaTAAAGGTAgaattgtgcctcactgtctcgTGAGCACCACCATGTCTGCTCTTAATAATATCGTGCGCCTGGTATATGTGTTAAATTCTGATATTGCACCCGCCACTGAGACTGCGAATTGTAGTACGGTGCgctttatggttgcaaaaatacgGTGTTAATGTGTGATATTAAAGGGCGTGGCTGAGTGACGGCAGGAGCTGCAAAGGGTTGGCTGTTTCCCACACTTTTAGTTTAGTCTTGTTGttccttttttcctttcggcttgtcccttaccAACAGAGTCAGTCATCTCTTAACACTTGTTGTTCTCTTGGttgttgtcatttgtttgtAACAACTTGAATACCAGACAGTGGAATTACTGAGTTTTTTTGTGAGAACTGAAAAAGTTTCTGCCTTTGATTCCTTCCCATCTAAGATTACACCAGGCTCAAGGACACTCATGTGGATTGAATGGCATGATCAGGGTGTCATCTTGTCTTTTCTTTCAGCTGCACAACGAGGATGATTCCTCTGAAGCTTCCAGCAGTGAGCAGCAACCCTCCGCCGCCACCCAGGCTGGTGCGTTGCATGACCAAAGTCAGACACAGAGCAGTGTCCTCCCTGGCCCTCCTCCACCAGTGGAGGGTGCAGGTGCAGGTGGAGATGCACCTCCACCTCCTTATGCTTCCATTGACCTAGGAGCAACTGCTGCTGTACCTGGTTTGTACTTGACGAGTTGgccattgttttgttgaaatcACTTTAGAGTTAGTGCTGCTTTTGCAATTGTGCCATGTCTGGATTAATATATCCTGTACTTATTTCCAACAGAGACCAGTTTCCAAAGTGACTTCCCAGTGCCACCACCCTACAGCGTGGCCACTTCATTGCCCACATACGATGAAGCAGAAAAAGCAAAAGCCTCCTCCATGGCTGCTTCCACTGTGGAAGTTATCTCACGGGTGCGAGTCTCATTTTATTTCTTCGAACAAATATTGCCATGCATATTTATCGATGTGTTTTAATCATAATTATTTGTGCATCTGCCACCATCAGGAGGATGAATTTCTTCCCAGAGATGATTTTAGTGATACTGACCAACTGCGTGTCGGGAATGATGGAATCTTCATGCTGGCCTTCTTCAGTAAGTAAAACACTGGAGGTCTTTGTTAACTGAAACATTGAAATACACAGTCCAACATTAAGCCTTTTTGAATGGCGGCCCTGTCAGAGCTTGTACTGGCCctgtaaatatttgatgtaTGTTAAGTTTtcatgatattcaatgtctttttACTCTCTTATTTTAAACTCCTTTGAGGCATTATTAGTACAATTGCATTCATGGTGATGTTTGAACAAACCTCACCAAAATCAAGCCATTggaattgcaaaaataaatcatgctTTGAAGAAGTACTCaatcacaaaattaaaatatttacttaAAAGTTGACTTTCCAACGCGGCGGTCGGGCTCAGTTAGTACTTGGGTGGGAGACCGCCTTGGAATATCAAGGTGTTGTAAGCTTTAgggtgaatggttggttgttaaaatgtttcctgcgattggctggctaccagtttatggtgtacgccgcctctaACCTGAAGATAACGTGGACAGGCTCGgtaaagaaaagggatggatgacaTTCCAACAATGCTTTATCTATCTGATGTTGTACACATTACCTACAGTGgtagcattttattttgaagggtattCACCGGAACTCAccaatttggcattaaaaaCTAACTTCACAGGCACcagtgatatttatttatttgtttttaatgaatggAACCAAATGGTATAAAATGCTGATTCTTTTCCCTATTCGCAGATGAGGAATAACGTTAATGTTTGTGACACTGATAGATGTTTGTAAATTTTGTCCCAATTTGTTGTGATGTAAAGTTCCAACACTGATGTTTTAACCcgaagctttaaaaaaaaaaaaagtcttcaggTCTTgctttgaagactaaaatagaCTAAAATAGACGTGAAAAATCATCAGTGCAAAAGTGCAACTAACAGTTTACCGTGTTAGCTGTCTCAATGTTGGCATGGACTTATTTTATAATTTCACTCACCCAGTTGACTGAGTTGACTTCACTGAAGTTCTGCATGGTATAGGCTGAGGCTTAGAGCCCATTACACATTCAAATAACAAAATTAATTAtaacaaaaagtattttaatgtGTGAAGGGTTTGATGTATAAGGTTCATATATTCTTGGTTCAATATCTATCACTGAACCCAGAATATATTAACAATTATAACTAGATTAATGAGGAGttcccgtagctcagtggttagagcactggtttggtaaaaccaggggttgtgggttcgtatcctccactccctgagaagggttgcgtcaggaagggcatccggcgtcaaaattgtgccaaacatatatgtccgttcatctgagatgacacgctgtggcgccgctgaaagaaacaacaacataacTGTAGATTAATGATTATATTGCACAACTCAACagtgttcagatttttttattacataatGTGACGATAACTGTGCCACTGTAATGCACTtgacataattttttaaaatgtggaaattcaTGCAAATGTTTCTGTCAGTGAATTTCTTCAGGTTGATAGATCTGAAAACATAGCCACACTCTCAAAGAATCTCCCTTTGAAACATGCAATACATAAGAGTACGACTGAATGCTTTGGTTGGAAcctgttaaaaattattttcatgaagAACTTGTAGATTTCCAACATGAATGCCGTGGCAATGAAGTGAATTGGGAGGCTGACACTTGAATTACAGCTAATTCCAAAGCATTGATGAGTCTATTATTAGCGCATAATTGTTAAAAGCTTAGAACTACTAGGAAGTCTATTTGATTCATCAATTCTGAGTACTACATTTTAATCTTAGGAACACTctggtaaatgtttttttccattagtaaagttaaattattttcatgtcTAAGCTTAGCCTGAATTCTTTATTATTAAGGCTTCTGTGTCTCAGGTAGTTCCTCCTCTCCTCATTGCTTTGTATTTGTCTCCCTCTAGTGGCCTTCCTGTTTAACTGGATCGGCTTCTGTTTGTCATTCTGTTTGACCAACACCATTGCAGGGCGCTACGGCGCCATCTGTGGCTTTGGCCTCTCTCTTATCAAGTGGATTCTCATTGTCAGGGTGTGTGCATGACTAACCTGAGGATGTGGTCTAATTAACGCAAATATGGAATGGTCGAAgtgataatcttttttttttttttttttttttccagttctctGACTACTTCACTGGCTACTTTAATGGTCAGTGCTGGCTTTGTTGGATCTTCCTGTTGCTTGGTAAGTTGTGGAAATTTGACTTGCATTACCATTTCCTATGCTTTGGTTTACCTGATAATACTCACTTCCCCTGACACGTCgttatttgaaatgttgcaaCCTAATTACATTCTTCTTTTGCAGGTCTACTGCTGTTCTTCAGAGGTTTTGTGAACTATCTAAAAGTCCGCAACATGTCAGAGAACATGGTCTCTTCGCACAGAACACGCCTCTTCTTCCTGTATTAACTAGGTAAAAGGAAATGTGATTAGTCTAACTACTGTTGTGGGGCTTGCATAATTTTGTAAATCTCTCCATGGTCAGTCCCCTCGTCATTGCGCTCCATTGAGATGCCCTACAGCAgccacccaccccccaacctCGAATGATCTGCCAGGCCATTGTTGCAGTGAAGAGGAAGCAGGCAGCAAAGTAAATGTAGAGAGAAAGGTATAGTTTAATGCATAGCAAATAGATATTGATTTTCTCCAGATAGCAATGTTTGCCGGTCAGCCAATTAACATCTGATCAAGTCTTACTCCATCCAGGATCTAGCACTTTCACCTTAATGCGACTGGTGCCTACATCCTAAACACCTTAGTCACTTTCACTTTGATAAATTTCAAGCAATTTCTAAATGTGGATATAGGACCAGGTTACCCATCCTGTGGTTGCTTACTATACAGGACTGAAAAGTTGATTCTTGGCAACAGCGTGTTGAATTAAACCTCACCTTAATTTCTAGGGAGaacaaaatatcattttaacGTGTATTAACCAAATGGTCCACAGGATGAATTTGAGGATATTATTCCTTTCCTATACAGCACCAGCCAAACTATTATTACTGTAGGTGGGCTACTACTGCTATCATTTCTAATCATAACAAAATAGAAAGCTATCCGACCTTAAGGCTGTTGGCGTGGGTGTTCTCACAGGTGATCAAGCACTGCCTATCATCAGTGTCTCCTTAAAGTTGAACCAAACTCAGTTTTGTTTCTAATacattaaatgtgtttgaaggtaaatgttgaaaacatgaaaaccaaACAATTACATACTGAagtgtatataatttttttttctttttttttttttccaccatctcAGTAGGCCAGATTTGTTTTTGGACAGGGATAAAACCTACACCCCTGATGTTAGAGGCTGGGGTGTATACTTTCTAACAGGAGGACCTCCCACGTCATATAAACACCAAGCCCCTTATTCCATACGGTGGCCATTTGGAAGAATTGCCTCTTCCTCATTAATTATAACCCTACCCAGCCAGTAAAACCAGTATTGCATGCTATTAGCCAGCAAACAGCATCGGCAGCCCCTTGACAAACCGACAGCGGAAGTCCGGCTCCCCAGCGCTGGGACAGTGAACCTCACAGTCAGGAAGAGGGGTGGGGGACGGGAGGAATCATCCAAGGGGACTGATGCACATCGCGCTACCAAGGCTGCTTATGGTGTTTCCTTTGGTGGCCACAGAAGCGGCggtgtgactgttggtaatgtaATTGTGCCACTTCAGCGGCTGCATCACTATAACTTGTGATTGTGCAATCTCCACTCCTTTCCATACATTAGTGATGAAACTGCAACTGGCGGTAGTCAGGGACACAAAATGTGGTGGCCCTTAAAAGTATATAAATCAGTCATATAtgaatattgttttaatttcaGTCCCTCAAAATGTTCATTGGCTTCATACCTATTCATAGGTATAAAATTTGCTGTCTAACTATATTTTATAACATCTGTTATAAGTTCAAAGGGAAATATGATAAGATCTAAATAGAGCTTTGAATAAGTCAATAAATCATCTTTtttatgcattattattatgcaGAAATGGAAGTTGGGTTAGAATAAAATACAATCAGGATACTAAGAAAGTGTGTCCGCCCCATAAGTGTATCTCAGTCATGTATGAATATTGTTTCAATTTCAACCCCTCAAAATGTTGAGCGGCTTTATACCAATCTATAGatataaaaaattaatatactTTTATGTTTTATAGCATCTATGGACAATAAAAGCAGTATTATTATATAATACTAACTAAAAGGGACCAGCTGATCATCGACACAAACATCTGTTCtaggttgaacattttgggaaGCAGGTCGTTCCATGTGCTCCAAACATCCAAAATTATTGACAGCTTGTGGCGTCTGATGCTTTGGCCTTAAAAGTTAATTTGACAAAATCTAAAGTGGGACCTGATCAAAGGCCTTCTCCAATTCCATAAATGCATTGCGCTTGAAGCTTCTCCTGCAGTTGCCTGACAATGAAGATAGCATCTTCGTGACTTCATCAGATGCTCTTTTTAAAACATCTTCAGGCACACCTCTGTCAATCTTTCTTTTCCATACCCTCAGCATTCTGTAACATTTTAAAGAGTGTTCTTAGTGGTAAGGGGATGATTGCAACACCTTTTAAACCTGTTACAACACACCCTGCTCCTGTGAACCATTGTTTAACGCGCATAGTGGTTTGGAATTAGCAGGGGGAAAATGTATCACCATTTACTCAAGAAACTACAACTTAACCTAATATAAGTCACATAGTTTTATCTGCAAGTACGAAACAAAGTAGTCATGGCCCAAAAATTTACTCTTACCAGAAAATCAGTTTTTCTTCTCTAGAATCTTCATGCACGTATATCCAGCCGTGACAATCACCATGTGTGATGACAGAGGAAGTGAGTAAATACTGAAATCATCATATGACTCCTATCTTATCCCTGCTTGGTGGAATTGGTGGCGTTACAACCATACTTGGTCTCCCTACTTATATCTGCATGCTAAGACTTGGAAAGTCTTTTGATGAAATAAAgctataattttattttatcgaAAAACAAACTCATAAAAATACGAATGCTTTTCATGTAATGTAACATAGTCATACAAACGCACAACTCATCTAACAATCCTAATCTGCCCAAATATTTGTGACAATAATAAAGTATCatgcatttatttgaatatgGTCCTTCGAGCAGCTCTACACTATACAGAGAAAATCCTATTCGGGTCTATGGCGCCACCTATTGGTCAGATCgtgaaatcaactttttttttcctgaattggAATGCTCCAGATGAGTATTGTGACAGTCACAGGGAAAATATTATACATTCTGCTTACagtataatgaaataaaatacatttcattggGAGTCAATGAGACAGGGCTTTGGCCTATTAACCCCATTGTGTGGGCAATGTTCAATGTTTATTCTTAATTGGTGGCGTGGTGTGATGCATGGTGCGAATTTAAAGGGTAACCTTTGTggcaaaataaaggaaaaaaagtgtccatTTAGAcgcacaactaaaaaaaaaaattgacagtgaAAATTCCAGGGGTCAGTTTGGTTCaactttaaagttaaaaaaataaaatctcagcCACATTTGCTGCTCCAGGAGGACAAGTTAGACGTGGACAGAAAGCAAGTTGTACAAATCCTATGCAATGTAATTATTATGAGTTGCATCCAATACTAATTGTGGattatagtaagtttctttcggctcgtccctttcggggttgccacagtgtgtcatctcagacgaatgcacatatatgtttggcaccatttttacaccggatgcccttcctgacgcaacccttctcagggagtggaggcctcagtgggatacgaacccacaacccctggtttaccaaaccagtgctctaaaaaagtcataaaagcaATTGAATTCTGATGCAAAGGGTTGGCCATATGACTAAAAATGTGACCGGCAGCCGATTCTCTGTCGTTTTATGATTGTATTTAAATGTCCATCCTTTCTTTTCATGGAAGTGTTTGGTGGCAATGGAAAACCCTAAATGGCATGAACTGCTAATATTTACtagtttgtaatttaaaaaaaataaaataaaaaaaaaaaggtgagatCTCATTGTTCAGTGTAATCACAAGTGGTGAGAGCTGAGCCCAACTGGACAAAGTAAACCTCaacctgaaaataaaatgtaaataccagCTTAATACCAATTCATATTTGCACTTTAAACTTCTGTACAGTATGATTTTTGAATCTGCTTTACTTGATGTGGTAGTGAagcagtaaaaaaagaaaaaaaattaaactgatTTCCATGTTTTTCAACTTGAATTGTTGGTGTGAaatactgctgttttttttttctatttctttgCACTTTTTACTTGTTTCCTTTATCTGAGCTGTCTCTGTTTAAGTGTTTGCCAAACTCTTAATCGCCCCCCCCCAGCCTTTTTCAGCTGTTTCCAAATTTGCTGCATGATTTACGTGCTTAAATGGTTAGTAGGGATATCAGGAGTTCAGTTTATTCACAAAGCCATGAACCAAcacaaagaacaaatgaaatacatttttcattttgttattgcTTTAGCAAATGTAACGCCATTTATTGTGACTGGATTGAATTATGTCGAAAATTGCCAATAAAGTTTGAAGACATACTGATACTTTATCTCCACCACTGTGAATCTTGAGCCTCTGTTCTCAATGTCTGACACATTGTGAATTTACAGCACAAAAAAActcaatactgtactgtactagcAAATTCTCAATGGGGAAAGGTTTGGTGCTGCGTTCATCTATGGTTTCCCTGTTCTCAGCAGATTAGATACTGGTATTGCCATTTTGATTGTGTAGAGAAAATTCCTCAATATGCACCAAACTTGAATTGGTTCTTTCGTGGCAAATGTGTCAATCTCTCACACTATTTTCTGAATCTATCCAGCCATCAGCAGTTTATCCTCACCTTggtcatggaagtgctggagccatcccacctgtcatcgggcgggaggcagggtacaccctgaaactggacgccacccaattgcagggcacagagaagcAACCAAACATTCACACTAACACAATCACCCCTAAGTGGTAATTTAgggtctctaattaatgcacaattttgggatatgggaggaaaccagactgcctggtgcaaatccatgcaggcacggggagaacatgcaaactccacacaggcagggccgggattggaaccccagtcctctgaactgtgaggccaatgtgctacagttgcgccactgtgccaccatttTCTAaatccataccacttatcctcacttggtgCGGGTCAGATGGCCCCTTTGTCATCTTGGATAAGAgtcatggtgattttttttttttttttgccaagcattttattcaaataagATTAGTTGCTTTTGTGTATTATGAGTCACATACAAGCATTCCTCCCAAAAATTATTCAGTGAGAAAATGAAGAACTgagtaacttaaaaaaaaaaaaaaaaaaaactctttaagTCACATAAAACAGCACTGCGCAGATTAGAATTTTGCTTAACAGTACCACTTATAGTGGAAATCCAgttgtttgcattaacaatgtatccaataggtcatgtaatatgtactctatcttgacaatgtgataataaattctctcatttaatagtgttttgagaaaattttaatTGACAATTCAGAATTTTCAGCGGCAGTGctattttcgtgagtcacatgacctacgtgggcgtatgtgattTGTTACGTGCCATTTCAAACGATCTTTTACATGGGAtgccattatgcccagcgctgatttcttggatttatccccatctgatgaagaaattgcagtatcagttgatggggaagacagaggaatacttccatacagagcggcggagccgtgatcTCACTCACCGCCGAGCCAGGAGCTCGCTCTGCCGGTGTTGAttttggatcttggtttccatTGCCTGGACGCTGGTCACCGGGGACCCCCTCTGGAGGTGGGGGtcgaaggcgagtgcctggtggccggtGGCCGGCCCTGCACTCATTGTTtctcggccaggcacagcctgAAAAGGTAACATGGTTCccctttcccatgggctcaccacctgtgagaggggtcataggggtcgggtgccatgtgagctgggcagtggccaaaggcggggaccttggtgatccgatccccggctacagaaactagctctgggTACAT
This DNA window, taken from Syngnathoides biaculeatus isolate LvHL_M chromosome 2, ASM1980259v1, whole genome shotgun sequence, encodes the following:
- the ndfip2 gene encoding NEDD4 family-interacting protein 2; protein product: MDQTSRYHVLHNEDDSSEASSSEQQPSAATQAGALHDQSQTQSSVLPGPPPPVEGAGAGGDAPPPPYASIDLGATAAVPETSFQSDFPVPPPYSVATSLPTYDEAEKAKASSMAASTVEVISREDEFLPRDDFSDTDQLRVGNDGIFMLAFFMAFLFNWIGFCLSFCLTNTIAGRYGAICGFGLSLIKWILIVRFSDYFTGYFNGQCWLCWIFLLLGLLLFFRGFVNYLKVRNMSENMVSSHRTRLFFLY